From Candidatus Pedobacter colombiensis, one genomic window encodes:
- a CDS encoding SusC/RagA family TonB-linked outer membrane protein, whose protein sequence is MIRNSTNYMQFKRPFKYLAFAWIVVFIQLPQLLQAETGSVAYLFRQEIVTVKGTVKDGVDKQPLPGVTITDSQRKVLGVTDQNGFFTIKVAKGAEISFNMLGFTAVKHTINASQDNLSIMMSSSSNDLNEVVVTALGIKREEKSLGYSTTTVKGEDLTNALSNNWTDALSGKVAGLNIIKSGGGPAGSTKIILRGENSFNAADSEALIVVDGVIISGGSGKLTGTGSGNYLDADSPVDFGSSIADINPDDIESVSVLKGPGASALYGSRGGNGAILITTKQGSSKQKGWGITLNSNTSFATINRWPDYQYEYGQGDRATNGDLYYSYGDSEDGGRTYSSSSAWGPKFNGQLYYQYEPDRYRLTAIPAGTATKTPWVAYPNNRKDFFETAKTFTNSLSLAGGTAKTSVRLSYTNAVNTWIIPNTGYNRNTVALQLSHAVNDKLTVSSKINYNNRWSDNLPSTGYNNQTIMYFIRGLTPNMDLNWFKDYWLPGQEGITQRRPFSLQLDNPYLQANEMLNKSNRNGIIGNVSATYNFNKKLSLLVRSALDFSAEDRSQRKPKNTQKYADGMYREQDIVISEVNSDFLLKYDDAIKSANLKYSMSVGGSMMHNRYRRDEYRAEKLIYPGIFTLANSALTLEARPVRSQYATNSWYGLGTISYRDYLFLDATVRSDRTSILTNPMFPARNKPIFYSSLNLSAVMSEIFKLPSEISFWKMRASIAGVGSGSTTPYMTSYTYSPSIYFPSGLVNPTTLPNMDLRPLFTKSLELGTNIRLFKSSVELDVAVYKNNTSDQIIPAPVDVSSGYSQMYINAGEVQNKGLEIQLNGTPLKSKNGLNWKSFGNISSNTNKVISIMNDRKVLLTMFGANGSIEARTGGSLGDMFGFGYVHAPDGQIVYENGLAKLGDTLLYLGNYVPKYKFGFGNQFSYKRFGLNILFDGQIGGKAYSLTHAVLAEEGKLKETLPGRYNGIIGNGVIKNADGTYRPNDVVATNIGNYYYSHFQRENIESNIFRTDYIKLREVRFDYTLSPRLIKRLKMQKATIGVYGRDLLVFTKWPAFDPEFGTLADGEITSGAEIAQFPSTRTIGINLSISL, encoded by the coding sequence ATGATTAGAAACTCTACAAACTACATGCAATTTAAAAGACCATTTAAATACCTTGCTTTTGCCTGGATAGTGGTTTTTATACAATTGCCTCAATTGCTACAGGCCGAAACCGGGTCGGTAGCTTACCTGTTTCGACAGGAAATTGTAACTGTAAAAGGTACTGTAAAAGATGGTGTAGATAAGCAACCCTTACCAGGCGTTACCATTACAGATAGCCAAAGGAAAGTATTAGGTGTAACAGATCAGAATGGCTTCTTTACTATAAAGGTGGCCAAAGGGGCTGAAATATCCTTCAATATGTTAGGCTTTACGGCCGTAAAGCATACAATTAATGCCAGTCAGGATAACCTAAGCATTATGATGAGTAGCTCAAGTAATGATCTTAATGAAGTTGTCGTTACAGCACTTGGTATTAAAAGGGAAGAAAAATCTTTGGGCTATAGCACTACTACTGTTAAGGGGGAAGATTTAACCAATGCATTATCTAATAACTGGACTGATGCATTGTCAGGAAAAGTTGCCGGATTGAATATTATAAAATCTGGCGGTGGTCCTGCTGGTTCCACAAAGATCATTTTGAGAGGTGAAAATTCTTTTAACGCTGCCGATAGTGAAGCGCTAATTGTAGTTGACGGAGTTATTATTAGTGGTGGTAGTGGGAAGCTGACGGGGACAGGTAGTGGGAACTATCTTGATGCAGATTCACCTGTAGATTTTGGCTCCAGTATTGCTGATATCAATCCAGATGATATTGAGAGTGTATCGGTGCTTAAAGGCCCTGGAGCATCAGCTTTGTATGGTTCTCGTGGTGGGAATGGCGCTATCCTTATTACTACTAAACAAGGCTCTTCAAAGCAAAAAGGGTGGGGTATTACTTTAAATTCAAATACTTCATTCGCAACTATAAACCGTTGGCCGGATTATCAATATGAATATGGTCAAGGAGACAGAGCTACCAATGGAGATTTGTATTATTCTTATGGGGATAGTGAAGATGGAGGAAGGACTTATAGTTCAAGTTCAGCATGGGGACCGAAATTTAATGGACAATTGTATTATCAGTATGAACCTGACAGATATAGGCTTACGGCAATTCCGGCAGGTACAGCTACTAAAACACCATGGGTAGCATACCCGAACAATAGAAAAGATTTTTTCGAAACGGCAAAGACCTTTACGAATTCACTTTCATTGGCAGGTGGAACAGCTAAGACATCAGTTCGACTATCCTACACAAATGCAGTTAATACCTGGATTATACCTAATACAGGTTACAACAGAAATACAGTAGCATTACAGCTTAGTCATGCTGTTAATGATAAACTGACTGTTTCGAGTAAAATCAACTACAATAATCGTTGGAGTGATAACCTGCCGTCGACAGGTTACAATAACCAAACGATTATGTATTTTATCCGTGGTCTTACTCCTAATATGGATCTAAATTGGTTTAAAGATTATTGGTTGCCAGGCCAGGAAGGTATTACACAACGTCGACCTTTCTCTTTACAACTAGACAATCCTTACCTGCAGGCTAATGAAATGCTTAATAAATCCAACAGGAATGGAATAATTGGTAATGTTAGCGCTACTTATAATTTTAATAAAAAGCTGAGTTTACTAGTTCGATCTGCCCTTGATTTTTCGGCTGAAGACAGATCACAACGCAAGCCTAAAAATACCCAAAAGTATGCCGATGGGATGTATCGTGAACAGGATATTGTTATAAGTGAAGTTAACAGCGATTTTTTGCTGAAATATGATGACGCGATTAAAAGTGCTAATCTTAAATACAGTATGTCTGTCGGAGGGAGCATGATGCATAACAGGTATAGAAGGGATGAGTATCGTGCGGAAAAATTAATATACCCGGGTATTTTTACTCTAGCTAATAGCGCGCTTACATTGGAGGCTCGTCCTGTCCGTTCTCAATATGCGACTAATAGTTGGTATGGATTAGGTACAATAAGTTATAGGGATTACTTATTTTTAGATGCCACTGTCCGCTCAGACAGAACGAGTATTTTGACAAATCCTATGTTTCCTGCTAGAAATAAGCCTATTTTCTATTCATCACTCAACCTAAGTGCAGTGATGTCTGAAATTTTTAAACTGCCTTCAGAAATTTCGTTCTGGAAAATGAGGGCTTCAATTGCAGGTGTAGGTAGCGGAAGTACGACCCCTTACATGACATCTTATACTTATAGTCCAAGTATATATTTTCCTTCAGGACTAGTTAATCCAACTACTCTTCCTAACATGGATTTACGACCTTTGTTTACAAAAAGTTTAGAGTTGGGTACAAATATCAGGCTGTTTAAAAGCAGCGTAGAGTTAGATGTCGCGGTATATAAAAATAATACTTCAGATCAAATTATCCCTGCCCCTGTTGACGTTTCAAGTGGTTATAGCCAGATGTATATCAATGCCGGTGAAGTTCAGAATAAGGGTCTTGAAATTCAGCTTAACGGAACGCCTTTGAAATCTAAAAATGGGTTAAACTGGAAATCGTTTGGTAACATTTCTTCAAATACTAATAAAGTTATTAGTATTATGAATGATAGAAAGGTGCTGCTGACCATGTTTGGTGCCAATGGTAGTATAGAAGCGCGAACTGGCGGCAGTTTGGGTGATATGTTCGGTTTCGGGTATGTTCACGCACCTGATGGACAAATTGTTTATGAAAACGGTTTGGCGAAGTTAGGTGATACTCTTTTATATCTGGGCAATTATGTACCAAAATACAAATTCGGTTTTGGTAATCAATTTAGCTATAAAAGATTTGGATTAAATATCTTATTTGATGGACAAATTGGTGGTAAGGCTTATTCATTAACTCATGCAGTTTTGGCTGAAGAAGGAAAGCTTAAAGAAACACTTCCAGGAAGATATAATGGAATTATTGGCAATGGTGTAATTAAAAATGCTGATGGAACCTATCGTCCAAATGATGTTGTAGCCACAAATATTGGTAACTATTACTATAGCCATTTTCAAAGAGAAAATATAGAGTCTAATATATTTAGGACGGATTATATCAAATTAAGAGAGGTTCGGTTTGACTATACACTTTCACCTAGGTTGATTAAACGTTTAAAAATGCAAAAAGCCACTATTGGTGTTTACGGTCGTGATTTGCTCGTATTTACAAAATGGCCTGCATTCGATCCTGAATTTGGTACTCTTGCAGACGGAGAGATTACTTCAGGAGCTGAGATTGCTCAATTCCCTTCTACCAGAACAATTGGAATTAACTTAAGCATTAGTTTGTAA
- a CDS encoding SusD/RagB family nutrient-binding outer membrane lipoprotein, with protein sequence MMKNIKNFMWATLLTVTVCSPSCTKDFAEINTNPNATIAATPETLLAPALLAMVNNNMNRSMRLNNELMQVDVTTGDSREVHRYIVKPSESDFMWRNWYLQLTNFRDMYNSARLTQQASYKTFMGIGLILDVWTSSLITDLYGDVPYSESNLGKEGLVQPKFDSQKDIYADLYRKLEEANTLLTENADLPSAQRVLDPLYGGIALSWRKFGNSLYLRLLLRASAKVESGAIDKIKEIAETKKSTYPMISNNLESAILPVGSTTPLMSEFANYRDLDFSGGKGYTEFFINNLNAWTDPRLPKWATISGGGYIGMPSGYINGQIPEPASTFMLSLKTDKRLGNILNYAEVQFMLAEASLKGYITGIPKTYYNTGIENAITMWEVAMPAGHLDKEDVKWNDLGDLNAKMEQIFLQKYFALFFTDFQQYTEFRRTGHPYLPIGPGVKNDGKMPSRFRYPVNTQATNPTNYQAAVSAMGGDDINVKVWWNRP encoded by the coding sequence ATGATGAAAAATATAAAGAACTTTATGTGGGCTACATTATTAACTGTAACAGTTTGTAGTCCTTCATGCACTAAAGATTTCGCCGAAATCAATACAAATCCTAATGCAACAATTGCTGCTACCCCTGAGACACTTTTAGCTCCAGCTTTATTAGCAATGGTTAACAATAATATGAATAGGTCCATGCGTTTAAATAATGAACTCATGCAGGTTGATGTTACTACTGGTGACTCAAGGGAGGTTCATCGATACATTGTTAAACCAAGTGAATCTGATTTTATGTGGAGGAATTGGTATCTGCAACTTACCAATTTTAGAGATATGTACAACAGTGCAAGATTAACGCAGCAGGCGAGCTATAAAACATTTATGGGAATTGGCTTGATATTGGATGTTTGGACAAGCTCTTTAATCACTGACCTGTATGGCGATGTTCCTTATTCTGAATCAAATCTTGGAAAGGAAGGCCTTGTACAGCCAAAATTTGATAGTCAGAAAGATATCTATGCAGATCTGTATAGAAAACTAGAAGAAGCCAATACATTGCTTACTGAAAATGCTGATTTACCAAGTGCGCAAAGAGTTCTTGATCCATTGTATGGAGGAATTGCTTTGAGCTGGAGAAAATTTGGAAACTCCCTTTATTTGCGTCTTTTACTTCGTGCTTCTGCTAAAGTTGAATCTGGCGCAATTGACAAAATCAAGGAAATTGCTGAAACCAAAAAATCAACTTATCCAATGATTTCCAATAATCTGGAATCTGCAATATTGCCAGTTGGTTCAACAACACCTTTAATGTCGGAATTTGCCAACTACAGGGATTTGGATTTCAGTGGTGGTAAAGGTTATACAGAATTTTTTATAAATAACCTAAATGCATGGACGGATCCGCGTCTTCCAAAATGGGCGACTATTTCTGGTGGCGGATATATTGGAATGCCTAGTGGTTACATTAATGGTCAAATTCCTGAACCTGCATCTACATTTATGCTTAGTTTAAAAACGGACAAGCGTTTGGGGAATATCTTGAACTATGCAGAAGTTCAATTTATGCTTGCTGAGGCTTCATTGAAGGGCTATATCACAGGTATACCTAAGACTTATTATAACACCGGAATAGAAAATGCAATTACCATGTGGGAAGTAGCTATGCCGGCAGGGCATTTGGATAAGGAAGATGTGAAATGGAACGATCTTGGAGATTTAAATGCAAAAATGGAGCAAATTTTCCTTCAAAAATATTTTGCATTATTTTTTACGGACTTTCAACAATATACGGAATTTAGAAGAACAGGACATCCTTACCTTCCTATAGGTCCTGGAGTAAAAAATGATGGTAAAATGCCATCTAGATTTAGATATCCAGTCAATACGCAAGCCACAAATCCAACCAATTATCAGGCTGCAGTATCGGCTATGGGTGGAGATGATATCAATGTAAAGGTTTGGTGGAATAGACCTTAA
- a CDS encoding DUF5689 domain-containing protein, whose protein sequence is MKKIFYLILIVTTSIGFSSCLKENINNSIGTPNPMVSIYVIRDAFKDADLKLEPSILSGAHVTSGVVISENGALNLPAGSIVIQSTWRNLTRGIVLDVDPTVAANYKRGDSILVDLKSAVLGSNQGSLQIKGITGDQITKVSANNAIVTRSLSINDIATKFSQYESTMISITGDINPLPVSGETFAGKKVIGTGANTLNLFTEQNAVFAKDKIAPSATFVGILYQQGEPQLRLQKYADMLYPSGPIYQGYPESFESPLADTKSGYASAVVQCGTGPWTLNNCLLGETSGRDRIVTGKQAIRFQQNLTTSAYLQMNYDLPNGASKVTVWYGCYYTDASSSWQLQYSTNGGTTWTAIGNVYKDAAPTNEGLTPKMATIMMDIKVPVRFRVNKLGLGATSIPTVYNGRLGMDDFAVYKSY, encoded by the coding sequence ATGAAAAAGATATTTTACCTTATATTGATAGTGACGACTAGTATTGGCTTTTCATCCTGTCTAAAAGAAAATATTAACAACTCTATTGGGACGCCAAATCCAATGGTGTCAATCTATGTAATTCGTGATGCTTTTAAAGACGCCGACCTAAAATTAGAGCCAAGTATTTTATCAGGAGCTCACGTAACCAGCGGTGTTGTAATCTCCGAAAATGGGGCATTAAATCTGCCTGCGGGTAGCATTGTGATACAAAGTACATGGCGTAATTTAACTCGCGGTATTGTTTTGGACGTTGATCCTACTGTGGCTGCTAATTATAAAAGGGGAGACTCGATCCTTGTTGATTTAAAAAGTGCAGTATTGGGAAGTAACCAGGGAAGTTTACAAATCAAAGGAATTACCGGCGATCAAATTACCAAAGTATCAGCAAATAATGCAATTGTTACACGCTCTTTATCAATCAATGATATCGCTACCAAATTTTCACAATACGAAAGTACAATGATTAGTATTACTGGTGATATTAATCCATTACCTGTAAGTGGAGAAACATTTGCTGGTAAAAAAGTTATAGGCACCGGAGCAAATACATTGAATCTTTTCACTGAACAAAATGCAGTTTTTGCCAAAGATAAAATAGCGCCAAGTGCAACTTTTGTCGGGATTCTTTATCAGCAAGGTGAGCCACAACTTAGATTGCAAAAATATGCTGATATGTTGTACCCTAGTGGACCAATATATCAAGGTTATCCTGAAAGTTTTGAGTCTCCTTTGGCGGATACAAAATCAGGTTATGCTTCTGCGGTAGTACAATGCGGAACTGGTCCGTGGACATTGAATAATTGTTTGTTAGGTGAAACAAGTGGTCGAGATAGAATTGTGACCGGAAAACAGGCTATAAGATTTCAACAGAATCTTACAACTTCTGCTTATTTACAGATGAATTATGACCTACCTAATGGAGCATCAAAAGTTACAGTATGGTATGGTTGCTATTATACAGATGCTTCATCAAGCTGGCAGTTGCAGTACTCCACAAACGGAGGTACAACGTGGACAGCTATTGGAAACGTATATAAAGATGCAGCTCCAACAAACGAAGGTCTAACGCCTAAAATGGCAACCATTATGATGGATATTAAAGTTCCGGTTCGTTTTAGGGTAAATAAACTAGGACTTGGAGCAACGAGTATACCAACTGTTTATAATGGAAGGTTAGGGATGGATGATTTTGCTGTATATAAAAGTTATTAA
- a CDS encoding PorV/PorQ family protein, translated as MRTIFAICSFLLCVFFSLLTALMCFAQNNISYSDKIALPFLLITPDARAAGMGDLGVSTSPDIYSIYWNAAKYAFADQTSGIGISITPWQRQLAEDMNVFYLSGYHQVDQVQTIAASIKYFMLGRNVFTDSQGNESSTYKPMDLSIDFAYIRKLSEVLSLATTLKYIRSDIVVLDFVQGQGVVGQDFAVDVGVFYQKPIYVGGKDGTLAFGASIANLGPNIKYGLVDLPMPIVAKLGGAFMGSMDNYIKYAFSLELNKLIVKNTPGASNISAGLEVLLASKFAVRTGYYQSETIPEKGKYFTAGFGLDYLNFSLNFSYLFPTQEFSIMNNTIRYALGYTIGKKNNHLRQR; from the coding sequence ATGAGAACAATTTTTGCAATTTGCTCTTTTCTGCTATGCGTGTTTTTCAGTCTATTAACAGCATTAATGTGCTTTGCACAAAACAATATATCTTATTCCGACAAAATTGCACTCCCTTTTCTGTTAATTACGCCTGATGCCCGTGCAGCTGGGATGGGAGATTTGGGAGTATCGACTTCTCCAGACATATACTCTATTTATTGGAATGCCGCAAAGTATGCTTTTGCAGATCAAACTTCTGGTATTGGGATCTCCATCACCCCATGGCAAAGGCAATTGGCAGAGGATATGAATGTGTTTTATCTTTCGGGTTATCATCAGGTGGATCAGGTACAGACCATAGCTGCTTCTATTAAGTATTTTATGCTAGGAAGAAATGTTTTCACAGATAGTCAAGGCAATGAAAGCAGTACGTATAAACCCATGGACTTATCTATAGATTTTGCGTATATCAGAAAGTTGTCTGAAGTACTCTCTCTTGCAACTACTTTAAAATACATTCGTTCAGATATTGTCGTATTGGATTTTGTACAGGGACAGGGGGTTGTCGGACAAGACTTTGCTGTAGATGTTGGGGTTTTTTATCAAAAGCCAATATATGTTGGAGGAAAAGATGGTACTCTTGCTTTCGGGGCTAGTATTGCTAACCTTGGACCTAACATCAAATATGGATTGGTTGATCTACCAATGCCCATCGTGGCCAAACTGGGGGGGGCATTTATGGGGTCAATGGATAATTATATAAAATATGCATTTAGCTTGGAATTGAATAAACTTATCGTTAAAAACACCCCGGGTGCATCGAACATCTCAGCGGGATTGGAAGTTTTGCTTGCTTCGAAGTTTGCGGTAAGAACAGGTTATTATCAATCTGAAACTATCCCTGAAAAAGGCAAGTATTTTACAGCTGGATTCGGTTTGGATTATTTAAATTTTAGTCTCAATTTCTCCTACCTTTTTCCAACTCAGGAATTCAGCATTATGAATAACACAATAAGATATGCTTTAGGGTATACAATTGGTAAAAAAAATAATCACTTACGACAACGGTGA
- a CDS encoding S8 family serine peptidase has protein sequence MKKLLLIIVFLSSLNLYAQEKLSFKVKESVVEFSISPNEYYVEFSEVSREKALQKLSLTKHIPIAKNAELVTFNDLLQKEFSNRRTAIAGRFSGLLTRIEPVLIYSDSTKQICTGELIVKIVDNKQQVQSLFKEYSVNVTPDKFVENQYIIKVNEITTSQLFVLAERLQQNENVEFAEPNFMRLLKRHTIDPYYSSQWSIKNQGYYSGTPGADMHVEDAWNYATGQNIKVAILDEGVDLNHPDLAANLLTGFDATGNGSNGAPNAGSNDAHGTACAGIVAAVANNNIGVAGIAYNAKVMPVRIAYSVGASWYSTDSWIADGIRWAEENGADILSNSWGGGSPSNNITLAINYVVNSGRNGKGCVVLFSTGNSNTSIGYPSTLSSVIAVGASSMCDERKTPTSCDGEFWWGSNYGVGLDVTAPGVKIYTTDISGPSGYNSGDYTSDFNGTSSACPNAAGVMALILSVNPNLTQQEARDILETTCDKVGGYTYLSGVSGQPNGTWSNDTGYGRINACAAVTKALGRILSISGPSNLCDEAIYTIPNLPAGATVTWSIDGWCAEISSSSGNHATVSRVDYGFFYVKATITTSCGSIVLRTGSITSGMPYNVSVEVYCEDGCGGDNLLCTGGNQYSYYNNIMTYRLNATPVYPVKLHYIIINDTYPNIIYQDSVTVSTSSNYRYLPKNLEPGFYNLEAWVTGGPCNESSEWYEVWFEVTSCGSYGPIVVYPNPSNTELKIRYQTTDKSGKAIITTTEKDTQNFSVKLLNKLGKVLKEGKTTLMSKDITLQVADLPNDTYFLHIYEGKNITKKQVVIWH, from the coding sequence ATGAAAAAACTATTATTGATTATTGTTTTCCTTTCATCACTCAACCTATATGCTCAAGAAAAACTTAGCTTTAAGGTTAAGGAAAGCGTCGTTGAATTTAGCATTTCTCCCAATGAGTATTATGTAGAGTTTTCGGAAGTCAGTAGGGAGAAAGCTTTACAGAAATTATCACTGACAAAGCACATTCCAATTGCCAAAAATGCAGAATTAGTAACTTTTAATGACCTGTTGCAAAAGGAATTTTCTAATAGAAGAACGGCTATAGCTGGTAGGTTTAGTGGTTTATTGACCAGAATAGAGCCAGTTCTGATCTATAGCGATAGCACTAAACAGATTTGTACGGGGGAATTGATTGTGAAAATTGTGGATAATAAACAACAAGTTCAAAGTTTGTTTAAAGAATACAGTGTTAATGTTACTCCTGATAAGTTTGTAGAAAACCAATATATTATCAAGGTGAATGAGATTACAACATCGCAGTTATTTGTATTAGCAGAGCGTTTACAGCAAAATGAAAATGTAGAATTTGCCGAACCTAATTTTATGCGACTTTTAAAGCGGCATACTATAGATCCGTATTATAGTTCTCAGTGGTCAATTAAAAATCAGGGATATTATAGTGGTACACCAGGTGCCGATATGCATGTAGAAGATGCATGGAATTATGCGACTGGACAAAATATAAAAGTAGCTATTCTTGATGAAGGAGTGGATTTAAATCATCCTGATTTAGCAGCCAATTTATTAACTGGTTTTGATGCTACAGGAAATGGTTCAAATGGAGCGCCTAACGCAGGCAGTAATGATGCACACGGAACTGCCTGTGCTGGTATTGTAGCTGCTGTAGCAAATAATAACATTGGTGTTGCGGGCATTGCATACAATGCTAAAGTGATGCCCGTTCGAATTGCCTACAGTGTAGGAGCTTCTTGGTATTCTACCGATTCCTGGATTGCTGATGGAATTAGGTGGGCAGAGGAAAATGGTGCAGATATATTAAGTAATTCATGGGGGGGGGGAAGCCCATCTAATAATATAACCTTGGCTATTAATTACGTTGTAAATAGTGGAAGAAACGGGAAGGGGTGTGTTGTGTTATTTTCTACTGGAAATAGTAATACATCAATAGGCTATCCGTCAACTCTTAGTAGCGTAATTGCAGTTGGAGCTTCTTCAATGTGCGATGAGCGTAAGACACCGACTTCATGCGATGGAGAATTTTGGTGGGGAAGTAATTATGGTGTAGGATTGGATGTGACTGCTCCTGGAGTTAAAATTTATACTACGGATATTTCAGGACCTTCAGGTTATAATTCTGGAGATTATACATCCGATTTTAATGGTACTTCTTCTGCCTGTCCTAATGCGGCAGGTGTAATGGCACTGATATTATCTGTAAATCCCAATTTAACACAACAAGAGGCCAGAGATATCCTAGAAACAACCTGTGATAAGGTTGGTGGTTACACATATTTATCAGGTGTGTCGGGTCAACCTAATGGTACTTGGAGTAATGATACTGGCTATGGAAGAATAAATGCATGTGCCGCAGTAACCAAGGCATTGGGGAGGATTCTTTCTATCTCTGGTCCAAGCAATCTGTGCGATGAGGCTATCTATACCATACCTAACTTGCCAGCTGGTGCAACTGTAACATGGAGCATAGATGGCTGGTGTGCTGAGATAAGTTCATCTAGTGGTAACCACGCAACCGTTTCTCGGGTTGATTACGGATTTTTTTATGTAAAAGCGACAATAACAACGAGTTGTGGAAGCATAGTGCTACGGACCGGTTCTATTACATCAGGTATGCCATATAATGTATCAGTTGAGGTTTATTGTGAAGATGGGTGCGGGGGGGATAATTTGCTTTGTACCGGTGGTAACCAGTATAGTTATTATAATAACATAATGACTTATCGGCTTAATGCAACACCTGTTTATCCCGTAAAATTGCATTATATCATTATAAATGACACATATCCCAATATAATCTATCAGGATAGTGTTACTGTATCAACAAGTAGTAACTATCGCTATTTACCCAAAAACCTTGAACCAGGCTTTTATAATCTTGAGGCATGGGTGACTGGTGGTCCATGTAATGAATCAAGCGAATGGTACGAGGTTTGGTTTGAAGTTACTAGTTGTGGCTCTTATGGTCCTATTGTGGTTTACCCTAATCCCTCTAATACGGAATTAAAAATCAGGTACCAAACCACCGATAAATCTGGAAAAGCTATAATTACAACAACGGAGAAGGATACACAAAACTTTAGTGTAAAACTATTGAACAAGTTGGGAAAGGTATTAAAAGAAGGGAAAACAACACTGATGAGTAAGGACATTACATTGCAAGTCGCAGATCTTCCGAATGACACCTATTTCCTCCATATCTATGAGGGAAAAAACATTACCAAAAAGCAAGTGGTAATTTGGCATTGA
- a CDS encoding calcineurin-like phosphoesterase family protein, whose translation MNRRSFIQSMGLITGGAFISLQTNAFSKLNRDKIITGTVSDGKKGIANVVISDGYSVVVTDARGNYTLTPDDKASTIFMSTPSGYEFKADYNVTKQYETLGSRNSYNFKLKALKRDDNKHNFIIWADPQVKTKKDVKQMMDTSVPDVQQLVKSMGPDALIHGICVGDIVWDNHALFPDYNQAVADMGIPFFQALGNHDMDYRQGGDETSDKTFKEVYGPTYYSFNRGKAHYVVMDNVRYLGTERDYDGYITDNQLAWLAKDLKYVAKDQLLVINLHIPVHNAVKNNAELYALLEGYKNVHIMSGHTHYNLNKITNGIYEHNHGTVCGAWWTGPICEDGTPRGYGVYEVNGTDMKWYYKSTGFDKTKQVNVYVEELTNQKRIIANVWNWDPEWKVEYFLDDQPMGVLEQQKGYDPLAVQLYKGDKLPVTRSFAEPKKMDHLFIAHFSPSVKSIKVIATDRFGEKYTTTLNA comes from the coding sequence ATGAACAGAAGATCCTTTATTCAATCTATGGGCCTCATCACAGGTGGGGCATTCATCAGTTTACAAACTAATGCCTTCTCTAAACTCAATAGAGATAAAATCATCACAGGAACAGTGTCCGACGGTAAAAAAGGTATCGCAAATGTGGTTATTTCCGATGGCTATAGTGTTGTAGTAACAGACGCCAGAGGAAACTATACCCTTACACCCGATGATAAAGCGAGTACCATCTTTATGAGTACGCCTTCAGGTTATGAGTTTAAAGCCGATTATAATGTAACCAAGCAATATGAAACCTTAGGTAGCCGCAATAGCTACAATTTTAAACTTAAGGCACTTAAAAGAGATGATAACAAACATAATTTTATCATCTGGGCTGATCCACAAGTAAAAACCAAGAAGGATGTAAAGCAAATGATGGATACTTCGGTACCCGATGTACAACAATTGGTCAAGTCGATGGGCCCTGATGCCCTGATTCATGGCATTTGTGTAGGAGATATCGTATGGGATAACCATGCCCTGTTCCCTGATTACAACCAGGCTGTAGCTGATATGGGGATCCCATTTTTTCAGGCCTTGGGTAATCACGATATGGATTATAGACAGGGTGGCGATGAAACATCAGACAAAACCTTTAAAGAAGTATATGGCCCTACCTATTACTCTTTTAATCGGGGAAAAGCACATTATGTAGTCATGGATAATGTTCGTTATCTGGGTACCGAAAGGGATTATGATGGATATATCACCGATAACCAATTGGCCTGGTTGGCTAAAGACCTTAAATATGTAGCCAAAGATCAGCTGTTGGTCATTAACCTGCATATCCCGGTTCACAATGCCGTTAAAAACAATGCCGAGCTTTATGCCTTGCTGGAAGGTTATAAAAACGTTCACATTATGTCGGGGCATACCCATTACAACCTGAATAAAATAACCAATGGTATTTACGAACACAATCACGGAACAGTATGTGGTGCATGGTGGACGGGTCCGATCTGCGAAGATGGAACACCAAGAGGTTATGGCGTTTATGAGGTAAATGGTACAGATATGAAATGGTACTATAAATCGACCGGATTTGATAAAACCAAACAGGTGAATGTATATGTAGAAGAATTAACCAATCAGAAAAGAATAATTGCCAACGTTTGGAATTGGGACCCGGAATGGAAGGTTGAATATTTTTTAGATGATCAACCAATGGGGGTACTTGAGCAGCAAAAGGGGTATGATCCTTTAGCCGTTCAACTATATAAAGGTGATAAATTGCCGGTTACACGATCGTTTGCCGAACCTAAAAAGATGGATCATTTATTTATCGCCCACTTTAGTCCTTCGGTAAAAAGCATTAAGGTAATTGCTACAGATCGTTTCGGCGAAAAATATACAACCACGCTAAACGCATAG